The following coding sequences lie in one Cupriavidus sp. WKF15 genomic window:
- a CDS encoding TorF family putative porin — MKKLALAVSAVVLCSSAATAFAQSAADAPAAAPAPAAAAAEPASPHTFTANVALVSDYRYRGLSQSNRRPAIQGGFDYAHESGFYIGNWNSSISWISDADKSVSAPIEMDFYGGFKNTFKASDLEFNYDVGVLQYFYPGGYSQPRPYTTELYAGIGYGPVFLKYSQALTNLFGIANSQYSSYIDLSFNYPLNVWDLTLNAHVGYQNVQHISAASYLDWKLGLTKDLGKGFSVAVAYIGTNAKDSFYTNSYNHNVGNNTGWVSLSKTF, encoded by the coding sequence ATGAAGAAGTTGGCCCTTGCAGTCAGCGCGGTCGTTCTCTGTAGCTCCGCTGCCACCGCATTCGCCCAAAGCGCCGCCGACGCGCCAGCGGCAGCGCCAGCCCCGGCTGCCGCTGCCGCCGAGCCCGCGTCGCCGCATACGTTCACGGCGAACGTCGCGCTGGTGTCGGACTACCGCTATCGCGGTCTCAGCCAGTCCAACCGCCGTCCGGCCATCCAGGGCGGCTTCGACTATGCGCACGAGAGCGGCTTCTACATCGGCAACTGGAACTCCAGCATCAGCTGGATCTCGGACGCCGACAAGTCGGTGTCGGCACCGATCGAGATGGACTTCTACGGCGGCTTCAAGAACACCTTCAAGGCCAGCGACCTCGAGTTCAACTATGACGTCGGCGTGCTGCAGTACTTCTATCCGGGCGGCTACAGCCAGCCGCGTCCCTACACCACCGAGCTCTACGCCGGCATCGGCTACGGCCCGGTATTCCTGAAGTACTCGCAGGCGCTCACCAACCTGTTCGGCATTGCCAACAGCCAGTACAGCAGCTACATCGACCTGAGCTTCAATTACCCGCTGAATGTGTGGGACCTGACGCTGAATGCGCATGTCGGTTACCAGAACGTCCAGCACATCAGCGCGGCCTCTTACCTGGACTGGAAGCTTGGCCTGACCAAGGACCTGGGCAAGGGCTTCTCGGTGGCAGTGGCCTATATCGGCACCAACGCGAAGGACTCGTTCTACACCAACAGCTATAACCACAACGTCGGCAACAACACGGGGTGGGTGTCCCTTTCCAAGACTTTCTAA
- a CDS encoding P-II family nitrogen regulator: MKLIIAVIKPFKLDEVREALSDVGVSGITVTEVKGFGRQKGHTELYRGAEYIVDFLPKVKIEVAVPDDVVDRAIEAVEKSARTGKIGDGKIFVAPIEQVIRIRTGETGSDAL, translated from the coding sequence ATGAAACTGATCATCGCAGTCATCAAGCCTTTCAAGCTGGACGAGGTGCGCGAAGCACTGTCTGACGTCGGCGTGTCGGGCATCACCGTGACCGAAGTCAAGGGCTTCGGCCGCCAGAAGGGCCACACCGAGCTGTACCGCGGCGCCGAGTACATCGTTGACTTCCTGCCCAAGGTGAAGATCGAGGTGGCAGTGCCCGACGACGTGGTCGACCGCGCCATCGAGGCCGTCGAAAAGTCGGCCCGCACCGGGAAGATCGGCGACGGCAAGATCTTCGTGGCGCCGATCGAGCAGGTCATCCGCATCCGCACCGGCGAGACCGGCAGCGATGCCCTGTGA
- the amt gene encoding ammonium transporter translates to MKTWFKRILTAGAMALAIGTAGVGLSTHAVAQDKPAAEASAPAAAAAPAAAPAAAAAPAAAPAAAAAAAPAEAAAAPAAPVPNKGDTAWLLVSTAFVILMTLPGLALFYGGLVRSKNMLSVLMQCLVIFSLVALLWAVYGYSFAFTEGNAFFGGTDRLFMKGLTVDAVAATFSKGVAVPELAYFAFQCAFACITCGLIIGAFAERAKFSAVLVFVALWFTFSYIPISHMVWFWPGPDSFTDAAAGTAATAKSGWLFQKGALDFAGGTVVHINAAVAGLVGAFMFGKRIGFGREAIRPHSLTFTMVGASLLWFGWFGFNAGSALEANGSAALAFVNTLLATCAAVLAWTFGEWIGKGKPSMLGGASGAVAGLVAITPAAGFVGPMGSIAIGLLAGLLCLWGVTGLKRMLGMDDSLDVFGVHGVGGILGALLTGVFAAPSLGGTGIYDYVANKVADDYSIAGQVWIQFQGVLTTIVWSGVVAFVAYKLVDMLIGLRVPEEEEREGLDITSHGETAYEV, encoded by the coding sequence ATGAAAACCTGGTTCAAGCGAATCCTGACGGCGGGCGCGATGGCGCTGGCCATCGGCACGGCCGGTGTAGGCCTGTCCACTCATGCCGTCGCGCAGGACAAGCCCGCGGCCGAGGCTTCCGCGCCGGCCGCTGCCGCCGCGCCAGCGGCGGCGCCTGCAGCCGCCGCCGCTCCCGCTGCCGCTCCCGCCGCCGCTGCCGCGGCTGCCCCGGCCGAAGCGGCTGCCGCGCCGGCCGCGCCCGTGCCCAACAAGGGCGACACCGCCTGGCTGCTGGTCAGCACGGCCTTCGTGATCCTGATGACGCTGCCGGGCCTGGCACTGTTCTACGGCGGCCTGGTGCGCTCCAAGAACATGCTGTCGGTGCTGATGCAGTGCCTGGTGATCTTCTCGCTGGTTGCGCTGCTATGGGCCGTCTATGGCTACAGCTTCGCCTTCACCGAGGGCAATGCCTTCTTCGGCGGCACCGACCGGCTGTTCATGAAGGGGCTCACGGTCGACGCCGTGGCGGCCACCTTCAGCAAGGGCGTGGCCGTGCCGGAACTGGCCTACTTCGCCTTCCAGTGCGCCTTTGCCTGCATCACCTGTGGCCTGATCATCGGTGCCTTTGCCGAGCGCGCCAAGTTCTCGGCCGTGCTGGTGTTCGTGGCGCTGTGGTTCACCTTCTCTTACATCCCGATTTCCCACATGGTCTGGTTCTGGCCGGGTCCGGACTCGTTCACCGACGCCGCAGCGGGTACGGCCGCAACGGCCAAGTCCGGCTGGCTGTTCCAGAAGGGCGCGCTCGACTTCGCCGGTGGCACCGTGGTGCACATCAACGCCGCCGTGGCTGGCCTGGTGGGTGCCTTCATGTTCGGTAAGCGCATCGGCTTCGGCCGCGAGGCGATCCGTCCGCACAGCCTGACCTTCACCATGGTCGGTGCCTCGCTGCTGTGGTTCGGCTGGTTCGGCTTCAACGCCGGCTCGGCGCTGGAAGCCAACGGCTCGGCCGCGCTGGCCTTCGTCAACACGCTGCTGGCCACCTGCGCCGCGGTGCTGGCGTGGACCTTCGGCGAGTGGATCGGCAAGGGCAAGCCCTCGATGCTGGGTGGTGCCTCGGGTGCTGTGGCAGGCCTGGTGGCCATCACCCCGGCAGCCGGCTTCGTCGGCCCGATGGGTTCGATCGCAATCGGCCTGCTGGCTGGCCTGCTGTGCCTGTGGGGCGTGACCGGCCTGAAGCGCATGCTGGGCATGGACGACTCGCTCGACGTGTTCGGCGTGCACGGCGTTGGCGGCATCCTGGGTGCGCTGCTGACCGGCGTATTCGCCGCGCCGAGCCTCGGCGGCACCGGCATCTACGACTACGTGGCCAACAAGGTGGCGGACGACTACTCGATCGCCGGCCAGGTCTGGATCCAGTTCCAGGGCGTGCTGACCACCATCGTGTGGTCCGGCGTGGTGGCCTTCGTGGCCTACAAGCTGGTGGACATGCTGATCGGCCTGCGGGTGCCGGAAGAAGAAGAGCGCGAGGGCCTGGATATCACCTCGCACGGTGAAACCGCTTATGAGGTCTGA